GACGAGAATCTGACTGGTGAGAACAGAATGACCATCGCGTGGGCCATCGATCTCATCGACGATGGGAAATGGCGAGAAGCACAGGACGTCCTCAGACAACGCTTTGAGAGCGTCTGCGAACGCACCCCTCCCGTTCTCCAAAAAGAGCCCCATCCCGCAGCCTGCCACTTATATAATCAACCAGACATAGATCGACGTTAAATTCTATTGTCCAATTCGGCAGACTTATATTTGGTCATTCACGCTGTGTGGGTATGGAAGCGGATGGCACTCACAGTCGACGGACGTTTCTAAAAGCAGCTGGAGCCACAGTGGCGACCGTGTCAGTGGCTGGTTGCACCGGTTCTCCCAACGACACCGGTTCTAACAGCGGTGATGGGCCCTCGGGAACACTCACGTACAGTCGGGGTGCTGGAAACTCGACGCTCGATTTCCACATCACGACGAGCGGTGAAGATGTAAAGGTCACAAACCAGATCTACGACAAGCTCGTCGATTTCAAACCGGGACAGAACCAGATTACGGGAAGTCTGGCTACGGAGTACAACCTCAACGGAACAACGGCCTCGCTCACGTTGCGTGAGGGCGTGAAATTCCACAACGGGGACGAGTTCACCGCACAGGACTTCGAGGCAACCTACCGTCGGCTCGCCGATCCGGAGTACGACTATTACATCGGAGAGAAGAACGTATCATCATACGCAAACATCACGTTCGGACAAGTCGAATCGGTGTCGGTCGTGGGTGATTACGAACTCGAAATAGAGTCCACAAAGAAGTTCGCACCATTCTTCCGTAATTTAGCGATCTTCGCCGGCGGCGTCCTTCCGAAATCGGAGATCGAAAGCGGGACCGACTTCAGCACGACCGCGATCGGTACTGGGCCGTTCACGCTGGATCAATACGAGCAGAACGGCCGACGCATCCGTTTAACGGCCAACGAAAACTACTGGAACGACGGGCCGGAAGTCAAACGCGTCATTTTCGATGCTACAGATGAGAACTCGACGCGGGTTTCTCAACTTCTCAACAACGAGGCCCACATCATCGATGGGATCGATCCGGAAGGCGTCGACCGGATCAAAAACAACGATGGTGTGTCCATACAGCAGAAAGTCGGTCTCAACGTCGGCTATCTCGCGCTCAACATGGAACGGATGGAACCGTTCCGCGAGAAAGCTGTCCGACAGGCGATGAACTACGCTGTCAACACGAAGGTCATCGTTGAGGAGATCTTCTCCGGGTTGGCAACCCAGTCCAGCCAGCCGATCCCGGAGTCGGTAATGGGCTACAACGAAAATATCGATCCGTATCCTCACGATCCACAGAAAGCAAAGACGTTGTTAGAAGAGGCTGGCTACGGCGGCGGGTTCGACCTAGAGCTTGCGGTGTTCAAAAACCCCCGACCGTACATCCCCTCACCGGTACAGACCGCAGAGCAGGTCAGTTCGGATCTCACCACTATCGGGATCAACGCGGAGATCAACCAAATGTCGTGGGAGCCGTATCTGGAATACACCCAAACGGGGAAACACGACGCCTGTTTCCTGGGTTGGAACACCGACAACGGTGATCCGGACAACTTCTACTATTCCCTGCTCCACCCCGCTGTGGAGAGTCCCGACGGTCAAGACTGGGTAAGCTTCGACACCGACGGATACCAAACCACTAACGCGAGTGGGTGGGCCAACGAGGAGTTCATGTCCTCGGTCGAAGAAGCCCGGACCATTACTGACAGCGTTCAGACACGAGAGGGACTGTACAAGGAAGTCGGCAAACTCGCACACGACGAAGCTCCGTGGGTGTTCCTCGATCACACGAACGTGCTGCGTGGCGTTTCCGACAGCGTCTCCGGGTTCAACACGTCGGCCGTCGGCGGACCGTTCCTGCGAACCGTCTCTGTCGAGTAACGATTCGGATCGGTGAACTCCCACTGTGTCGGGACTGTCGGATGCGTCTACTGATCGATCACACAACTGTTTGAGTGGCGTATCTCTGGCGGCTCCCGGCCGTCGAACGTGGGCGTAGCGGTCGATCCTACGGCTACAACCGTGGACTTTCTCCTCGGGTTCGTGTAATACTCCCGTCTGATTGGACGTAAATAGTGGGTTTTTTCAACACTCGCCCCCGCCTACAGGTAGATGGCTTCGAAATGGTTCGTTGTAAAGCGGCTCCTGCTGTTGGTTCCAGTTCTTCTGGGAGTTGCAACGCTCGTTTTCGCCGTGCTCCACATCAGCCCTGGTGATCCGGCACGGGTAATGGCCGGACAGCGTGCTACCCAGGAGCAGGTGGAAATGATCAGGCAGGAGACAGGACTCAACGATCCCATTTGGGTCCAATACGGTCGATTTTTGGTCGAGACAGCACAACTCAAACTCGGGGAGTCGTACGTACTCAAACCAAATCAGTCGGTGATGTCGATTCTGAAAAACAGCATCCCGACCACGATCGAACTCGCGGTGTACGGTCAGCTGCTCGGAATCCTGCTCGGTCTCCCGCTCGGCGTTCTCAGCGCCATCAAACAGGATTCGATCACGGACCACATCACGAGAATCGGCGCATTGACCGGGATCAGCGTCCCGATCTTCTGGAGTGGACCGATCGTTATCATCCTGTTTTCAGTGACGCTCGGAATCTTCCCGACGAATGGCCGGATCTCTCAGGAGTTCTTCCTTAGTGATACGTGGCTTTTCTTCGGGCACGAACTTCCACGTACGGGATTAATTACCATCGACACGCTGTTGCTCGCTCGGTACGACGCGTTCATGTCTGCTGTAAAACACCTCGTACTTCCAGCGTCAGTCATCGGATTTTATTCGATGGCGCTGATCTCGCGGATGATGCGGTCGTCCATGCTCGAAATCATCCGGCAGGATTACATCCGGACGGCTCGCGCGAAAGGGCAGGGCGAACGGATAACGATCCTGAAACACGGGCTGAAAAACGCGTTCATCCCGGTTATCACGGTGATCGGAATCCAGTTCGGAACGTTGCTCGGTGGCGCGGTGTTGACCGAAACGGTGTTTGGCATCGAGGGGATCGGTATGGTACTCGTCGACGCGATCGACGTCGGCGATTATCCTGTTGTGCAGGGTACTGTGTTAGTGTTTGCCCTGCTGTTCACGCTCGTTAACCTCGGTGTCGACATCACGTACTCCTATCTCGATCCACGCATCCAACAGTAACAATGAGCACACACACACACACGAACAGACGACAACGAGGGATTCGCGGTCTATTGGCCCGGCTTCGGGATTCACAGTTTCTCTCGGAGCTCGCATCGAATCGGCTGGCCATCGTGGGTCTGCTCATCATCGCCACGATCACTGGCCTCGCAATCTACGCCCGGGTGTTTATCGGCGGCCTTCCGCCGTTGACCGATGGCCAGTACCAAGCGATCACTCTCTCGAACCTCAGTGGCAACTCGGGCATGGCTAAAGCACCGCCCAGCCTACGGTATCCGTTCGGGCTAGACGGACAGGCACGGAGCATCTTCCCGCGCGTGATGTATGGCGCGTGGCTCGCCCTGAAATGGGGAACCATCACGGTCGGCGCGTCGACGATCCTGGGTGTTGGTTTGGGGATTCTTGCCGCTTACTACGGCAACATCGTTGACAACGTCATCATGCGGACGATGGACATACTGCTCGCATTCCCATCGTTGTTGCTGGCGCTCGCGTTGGTCGCTATCTTCGGTACCGGTCTCGAAAACGCCGTGATCGCACTGGTGCTCGTGTACACGCCACGGTTTTCCCGTGTCGTCCGCGGTGCTGCGCTCAAAGTGATGGAAGACGAGTACATCGACGCTACGGTCGCGCTCGGAGCGAAGGATTTCCGGGTACTCGTGCGCCACGTCGTGCCGAACTGTCTCGCACCGGTCACCGTCCAGAGCACGCTCAACTTCGGGTTGGCGATCATCGATCTCGCGGCGCTGTCGTTTTTGGGCTTCGGAGCCGAGGCTGGCACGCCATCGTGGGGCTGGATGCTCTCGAACGGCGTCGACCACGGACTCCACAGCGCGTGGTGGTGGGCATTTTTCCCCGGTCTGTTCCTCGCGCTGACCGTTCTCGGGTTCAACCTCTTGGGTGACGGCATGCGTGACGCGCTCGATCCCCGGATGCGCGACGCCATCGACTGAGTATCGATGGGTCGAATCCCTTGGTTACGCGCGAACCAGATGTTGTGGCCGTGGATACGCGCCCGCGTCCGTCTGATCGGCTCGGCCGCCCTCGGGGGCGGTGTGCTCGCTGTTCTCGGAGTCATAGGCCTCTTGCTCGCCACCCCGTACGATCTGGCCTTCGTGAGTACGCAGGCGTTCTCGCTCGGAGCGCTCTGTTTCGGATTCGGACTACTGGGCTGGTCAGGTTCGGTACTCGCAGGCTCGAGCGTCGAAAACGCCCAACGGTATCTCGACACCGGAATGAACTGGTCTGAAGCCGATTCCCGACGAGCGATGGCCCGAATCGGTGGCTTCGGCTTCGGTGGAATGGTCGGCGTGATCGTAGTGTCCTCACTGTGGGCGTAAGCCCGGTCGATGGTTCCCGACACCGTTCCTGTTGTGCCCGCTGGCATCGCTACCGTATCGAACCTGTTACTATCGTTTAACAATAAATGCTAAAATCATATCTAAGATAACTTTTATTATACTATATTGGTTAGTAATATTCATGGACGAGATAGGTGATAACCAATATGAGAGGATGTCGTTGCCGGTCGAGACCCGACGAGCGTTTCTCAAGGCTGTTGGGGCGACTGGAGCACTCATCGGGGGTGGCGGGATCGCGGTTGCACAGGACACTCCGTCTTTCGAATTCGGCGGCGTAACTCCCGGCTGGGAGGGGCGTACGCCGTCGTCCATCGACGGGGAGACGAATCCGACATTGGAGCTATCGGTTGGACAAACGTACACGATCGTCTGGGAGAACGTCGACGGACTGCCCCACGATTTCGTCATCCTCGATGCGAACGAGGAGGAAATCGTCGGAACGGAAATCGTCGACGAACAAGGGGCGACGCTGACGCTCGAATTCGAGGCGACCGAGGAGATGGCCGAATACTACTGTTCGGTGCATCCCGCATCGATGCGGGGTGCGATACAGATCGGCGATGGGGATCCAGACGACGGTGACGAACCGTTCATTCCGGAGGGTCCCTCCGTGGAGTTGGAGACGGTCGCCGAGGGGTTGGTCTCGCCGACGAACTTCGTTGTTGCTGAGGAACAACGAGACAGGCGGTTCATCACGGATCAGACCGGTCAGATCTACGTACATGGTCCTGATGGCGTAGAAAACGAGCCGTTCATGGACATCAGTGATCGGCTCGTGAACGTCGGTGTGAACGGTTACGATGAACGCGGCCTGCTCGGACTCGCATTCCACCCCGAATTCGAGTCCAATCGCCGGTTCTACGTGCGCTACAGCGCCCCTCTACGGGACGGAGCTCCTGAGAACTACGATCACACGTTCGTCCTCTCGGAGTTTCGAGCGACCACAGACCTCCGTCGGGCCGATTCCGAGACCGAGCGTGTGCTGCTCGAAATACCGCAGCCCCAGTTCAATCATAACGCCGGTGACATCGCGTTCGGCCCGGACGGCTATCTCTACGTTCCGGTCGGCGATGGGGGTGACGGCGATGATACGGGTCTGGGCCACGTCGACGATTGGTATGCGGGCAACGACGGTGGCAACGGTCAGGACGTTACCGAAAATCTGCTCGGGAGTATCCTTCGTCTCGACGTCGATGACACACAGTGTGGCAAGCCGTACTCGATCCCCGATGATAACCCACTCGTCGGACGGGAGGGTTTCGACGAACAGTACGCGTGGGGATTTCGCAATCCGTGGCGGTTGTCGTTTACCGACGGCGAGCTGTTCGTTGCGGATGTCGGGCAAGAACGCTTTGAGGAGATCAATATCGTCGAGAGCGGTGGGAACTACGGCTGGAACGTCAAAGAGGGTTCGCGCTGTTTCAGTACTGACAGTCCCGAAACGCCGCCCGAGAACTGTCCGACTGAGACATCCTCGGACGTTCGTGGTGGGGAATCGCTGATCGATCCCGTGATCGAGTATCCACACCGCCACGACGGGGAGTCGATCGGGATCTCCGTCATCGGCGGGTACGTCTACTCGAACGACACCATCCCCGAACTCACGGACACGTACGTCTTCGGCGACGCGAACGGCGGGCTGTTCGCCGCCTCGCGCCCAGCAGACGATACCGAACAGTGGTCGATGGAGCGACTCGTCGTAGAGTCGTTCGATCGGTACGTCCTCGCGTTCGGGCGCGACCACGACGGCGAGCTGTACGTCCTGACGAACGAGCAAGGGACCGTCGACGGTGAGACCGGTACGGTACAGAAGATCGTTCCGACCGAGTAGCGCCTACGGGGCGGTTCGATCGCGTACGTTCCGTCCAACGCGCGCTCCGAAGTCGCCGTTTTCGTAGACGATCCGTCCCCTGACCATCGTCCACTCGGGGAAGACTCCTCGCCGTCCTTCGAAGGGAGTCCATTCGCAGTTCGAATGGAGGCGGTCGGCGGTGATCTCCTGCGTTTCGTCCGGATCGACGAGTACGAGATCGGCGTCTCGCCCCGCTTCGATCCGTCCTTTTCGTGGCAACTCGAACAGCCGGGCCGGGTTCGTGGCGGTGAGATC
The sequence above is drawn from the Halocatena salina genome and encodes:
- a CDS encoding DUF7268 family protein; the protein is MGRIPWLRANQMLWPWIRARVRLIGSAALGGGVLAVLGVIGLLLATPYDLAFVSTQAFSLGALCFGFGLLGWSGSVLAGSSVENAQRYLDTGMNWSEADSRRAMARIGGFGFGGMVGVIVVSSLWA
- a CDS encoding PQQ-dependent sugar dehydrogenase, whose amino-acid sequence is MDEIGDNQYERMSLPVETRRAFLKAVGATGALIGGGGIAVAQDTPSFEFGGVTPGWEGRTPSSIDGETNPTLELSVGQTYTIVWENVDGLPHDFVILDANEEEIVGTEIVDEQGATLTLEFEATEEMAEYYCSVHPASMRGAIQIGDGDPDDGDEPFIPEGPSVELETVAEGLVSPTNFVVAEEQRDRRFITDQTGQIYVHGPDGVENEPFMDISDRLVNVGVNGYDERGLLGLAFHPEFESNRRFYVRYSAPLRDGAPENYDHTFVLSEFRATTDLRRADSETERVLLEIPQPQFNHNAGDIAFGPDGYLYVPVGDGGDGDDTGLGHVDDWYAGNDGGNGQDVTENLLGSILRLDVDDTQCGKPYSIPDDNPLVGREGFDEQYAWGFRNPWRLSFTDGELFVADVGQERFEEINIVESGGNYGWNVKEGSRCFSTDSPETPPENCPTETSSDVRGGESLIDPVIEYPHRHDGESIGISVIGGYVYSNDTIPELTDTYVFGDANGGLFAASRPADDTEQWSMERLVVESFDRYVLAFGRDHDGELYVLTNEQGTVDGETGTVQKIVPTE
- a CDS encoding ABC transporter permease; translated protein: MASKWFVVKRLLLLVPVLLGVATLVFAVLHISPGDPARVMAGQRATQEQVEMIRQETGLNDPIWVQYGRFLVETAQLKLGESYVLKPNQSVMSILKNSIPTTIELAVYGQLLGILLGLPLGVLSAIKQDSITDHITRIGALTGISVPIFWSGPIVIILFSVTLGIFPTNGRISQEFFLSDTWLFFGHELPRTGLITIDTLLLARYDAFMSAVKHLVLPASVIGFYSMALISRMMRSSMLEIIRQDYIRTARAKGQGERITILKHGLKNAFIPVITVIGIQFGTLLGGAVLTETVFGIEGIGMVLVDAIDVGDYPVVQGTVLVFALLFTLVNLGVDITYSYLDPRIQQ
- a CDS encoding ABC transporter substrate-binding protein, translated to MEADGTHSRRTFLKAAGATVATVSVAGCTGSPNDTGSNSGDGPSGTLTYSRGAGNSTLDFHITTSGEDVKVTNQIYDKLVDFKPGQNQITGSLATEYNLNGTTASLTLREGVKFHNGDEFTAQDFEATYRRLADPEYDYYIGEKNVSSYANITFGQVESVSVVGDYELEIESTKKFAPFFRNLAIFAGGVLPKSEIESGTDFSTTAIGTGPFTLDQYEQNGRRIRLTANENYWNDGPEVKRVIFDATDENSTRVSQLLNNEAHIIDGIDPEGVDRIKNNDGVSIQQKVGLNVGYLALNMERMEPFREKAVRQAMNYAVNTKVIVEEIFSGLATQSSQPIPESVMGYNENIDPYPHDPQKAKTLLEEAGYGGGFDLELAVFKNPRPYIPSPVQTAEQVSSDLTTIGINAEINQMSWEPYLEYTQTGKHDACFLGWNTDNGDPDNFYYSLLHPAVESPDGQDWVSFDTDGYQTTNASGWANEEFMSSVEEARTITDSVQTREGLYKEVGKLAHDEAPWVFLDHTNVLRGVSDSVSGFNTSAVGGPFLRTVSVE
- a CDS encoding ABC transporter permease, which produces MSTHTHTNRRQRGIRGLLARLRDSQFLSELASNRLAIVGLLIIATITGLAIYARVFIGGLPPLTDGQYQAITLSNLSGNSGMAKAPPSLRYPFGLDGQARSIFPRVMYGAWLALKWGTITVGASTILGVGLGILAAYYGNIVDNVIMRTMDILLAFPSLLLALALVAIFGTGLENAVIALVLVYTPRFSRVVRGAALKVMEDEYIDATVALGAKDFRVLVRHVVPNCLAPVTVQSTLNFGLAIIDLAALSFLGFGAEAGTPSWGWMLSNGVDHGLHSAWWWAFFPGLFLALTVLGFNLLGDGMRDALDPRMRDAID